The following are from one region of the Meiothermus sp. Pnk-1 genome:
- a CDS encoding ABC transporter ATP-binding protein: MRTDQSVLASLYELTPYLRRYAWPYIGGIIAGVLSVVMGAISPYFLRHAVDAIRLEQDYRPWVLAMVGVALLSGVFSWANRQLLVVASRYIEHDLRMDLFRKALSLDAYFYGKNRIGDLVNKFNTDLGAVREMLGGGINMGSRLFMFVVFAVVSMYLVNVRLALALSLVFPAIFLIMRYVLRLIDRRYRESQEVFDRISTKAQENFSGIRVVKGFALEQRELEAFQKLNREYIEKSLALTRVEGPMRALMGLLIGIATLIVLGMGGGMVIRGELTAGQFVQFNAYVMMLAWPIIGLGYTIGIFQRGATSQRRLKQLWDEQPRIKEAGEGRRQAPSSLSGEVRFEGVSLELGGRKVLDEITLTIPEGTTLGITGRTGSGKTLLVSLIPRLLDPTQGRVLLGGYDVKELPLATLRQAVGMVPQEPFLFSDTLAENIAFGLAEVDRARVEWAAKLAGVHEDIVGFPQGYETSLGERGVTLSGGQRQRTALARALARRPKVLILDDAMSAVDTETESRILSGLKTVLGQQTTLLIAHRTSTLRYADWIVVLEGGRIVEEGTHEMLLEQGGLYAELDRIQRLQAEVE, from the coding sequence ATGAGAACTGACCAGTCAGTATTGGCCTCGCTGTATGAGCTGACCCCCTATCTGCGGCGCTACGCCTGGCCATACATCGGCGGGATCATCGCTGGGGTGCTCTCGGTGGTGATGGGGGCGATCTCGCCCTATTTCTTGCGCCACGCGGTAGACGCCATTCGCCTAGAGCAAGACTATCGCCCTTGGGTGCTGGCGATGGTGGGGGTAGCCCTGTTGTCGGGAGTGTTTTCCTGGGCCAACCGCCAGCTTCTTGTAGTGGCGAGCCGCTACATCGAGCATGACCTCCGCATGGACCTCTTCCGCAAGGCCCTTTCTCTAGACGCTTATTTCTATGGCAAAAACCGCATCGGCGACCTCGTCAACAAGTTCAACACCGACCTCGGGGCGGTGCGCGAGATGCTGGGCGGGGGCATTAACATGGGCTCACGCCTGTTCATGTTCGTGGTATTTGCCGTAGTCTCGATGTACTTGGTAAACGTGCGGCTGGCGCTGGCGCTCTCGCTGGTCTTCCCGGCGATTTTCCTGATCATGCGCTATGTGCTGCGGTTGATCGACCGGCGTTACCGCGAAAGCCAGGAGGTCTTCGACCGGATCTCCACCAAGGCCCAGGAGAACTTCTCGGGTATCCGGGTGGTGAAGGGGTTTGCCCTCGAGCAACGCGAGCTCGAGGCCTTCCAAAAGCTCAACCGCGAATACATAGAAAAAAGCTTGGCCCTCACCCGGGTGGAGGGGCCCATGCGGGCCTTGATGGGCCTGCTGATCGGCATCGCTACCCTGATCGTGCTGGGAATGGGGGGCGGGATGGTGATCCGGGGAGAACTCACCGCCGGGCAGTTCGTGCAGTTCAACGCCTACGTGATGATGTTGGCTTGGCCGATTATCGGGCTGGGTTACACCATCGGCATCTTTCAGCGCGGAGCCACCAGCCAGCGCCGCCTCAAGCAGCTGTGGGACGAGCAACCGCGCATCAAAGAGGCGGGGGAGGGGCGCCGCCAGGCCCCCTCGAGCCTTTCCGGAGAGGTGCGCTTCGAGGGGGTGAGCCTCGAGCTGGGCGGGCGGAAGGTCCTCGATGAGATCACCCTGACCATTCCCGAGGGGACCACCCTGGGGATCACCGGGCGCACCGGGAGCGGCAAGACCCTGTTGGTGAGCTTGATCCCTCGGCTTCTGGACCCCACCCAGGGGCGGGTGCTGTTGGGAGGTTACGACGTGAAAGAACTCCCTTTGGCTACGCTGCGTCAGGCGGTGGGGATGGTCCCTCAAGAGCCCTTCCTCTTCTCCGATACGCTGGCGGAGAATATCGCCTTTGGCCTGGCCGAGGTGGACCGGGCCCGGGTGGAATGGGCCGCCAAGCTGGCCGGGGTTCACGAGGACATCGTGGGCTTCCCCCAGGGCTACGAGACCTCGTTGGGCGAGCGCGGGGTGACCCTCTCCGGAGGACAGCGGCAGCGCACCGCGTTGGCCCGTGCCCTGGCCAGGCGCCCTAAGGTGCTGATCCTCGACGACGCCATGAGCGCGGTGGATACCGAGACCGAAAGCCGCATCCTGAGCGGGCTCAAGACCGTGCTGGGGCAACAGACCACCCTCCTCATCGCCCACCGTACCAGCACCCTGCGCTATGCCGATTGGATCGTGGTGCTCGAGGGCGGGCGCATCGTTGAGGAGGGCACCCACGAGATGTTGTTGGAACAGGGTGGGCTCTACGCCGAGTTGGATCGGATACAGCGCTTGCAGGCGGAGGTCGAGTAG
- a CDS encoding ABC transporter ATP-binding protein produces the protein MHEEEAFRKSFDAKLARRILVYVRPYWKQVAWALFALVISTLTAASTPLFLKYAIDNAIVPREALEAVQRYRVLLVVAGLFLLVRAVDFIANYAQTYLIGWVGQHVLYDLRSEIFAKLQRLHLGYFDKNPVGRLMTRVTSDVDAINQFITGGLVGLIADVFLILGLVIFMLLLNGKLALVVLVMMPIFLGVTTWIRNGMRESYRTMRLRLAKVNASLQENLAGVQTTQLFSREAENEARFNRLSLDLRAAWVQIVGWFALFFPIVGFLGDFTVASVVWFGGAQVAQGALTLGLLVAFTDYVRQLFQPLQDLSDKFNIFQAAMASAERIFGLLDTPEEVADKPDAKPVQRFRGAIAFEDVWFAYAKREGATAEEWDWVLRGVSFTIQPGEKIALVGATGAGKTSVISLVARFYDVQKGRVSIDGTDVRDYRQQDLRRSIGIVLQDPFLFSGSIEANLRLGEESIPLERIREVARFVGADEFISSLPQGYQTLLHERGGGLSTGQKQLLALTRAILHNPDILLILDEATANVDSETEAKIQEALWRVMEGRTSIIIAHRLSTIRHVDRILVFRKGKLVEEGSHEELLARGGYYARLYELQYAQG, from the coding sequence ATGCATGAGGAAGAAGCCTTTCGCAAGTCGTTCGATGCCAAGCTGGCCCGGCGGATCCTGGTGTATGTGCGCCCATACTGGAAGCAGGTGGCTTGGGCGCTTTTTGCCTTGGTGATCAGCACCCTCACCGCCGCCTCCACCCCGCTTTTTCTCAAGTATGCCATTGATAACGCCATCGTTCCCCGGGAGGCGCTCGAGGCCGTCCAGCGCTATCGGGTACTCCTGGTAGTGGCGGGGCTATTCTTGCTGGTGCGGGCGGTGGACTTCATCGCCAACTACGCCCAGACCTACCTCATCGGTTGGGTTGGGCAGCACGTGTTGTATGATCTGCGCAGCGAGATCTTTGCCAAGCTGCAACGCCTGCACCTGGGCTACTTCGACAAGAACCCGGTAGGTCGCCTGATGACCCGGGTGACCTCGGACGTGGATGCCATCAACCAGTTCATCACCGGAGGGTTGGTAGGCCTCATCGCTGACGTGTTCTTGATCCTGGGGCTGGTCATCTTCATGCTGCTGCTCAACGGGAAGCTGGCCCTGGTGGTGCTGGTGATGATGCCGATCTTTCTAGGGGTGACCACCTGGATTCGCAACGGGATGCGCGAGTCCTACCGCACTATGCGGCTGCGGCTGGCCAAGGTCAACGCCTCGTTGCAAGAGAACCTGGCGGGGGTCCAGACCACCCAGCTATTTAGCCGCGAAGCCGAAAACGAGGCCCGCTTCAACCGGCTCTCCCTCGACCTGCGGGCGGCTTGGGTGCAGATCGTGGGATGGTTTGCCCTCTTTTTTCCCATCGTGGGCTTTTTGGGCGATTTCACGGTGGCCTCGGTGGTGTGGTTTGGCGGGGCTCAGGTGGCGCAGGGGGCCTTGACGCTAGGGCTGCTGGTGGCCTTTACCGATTACGTGCGGCAGCTCTTCCAGCCGTTGCAAGACCTCTCGGACAAGTTCAACATCTTCCAGGCGGCGATGGCCTCTGCCGAGCGCATCTTCGGGCTTTTGGACACCCCCGAGGAGGTTGCGGACAAACCTGACGCCAAGCCCGTCCAGCGCTTCCGGGGTGCGATCGCTTTCGAGGACGTGTGGTTTGCTTACGCCAAGCGGGAAGGGGCTACGGCGGAGGAGTGGGATTGGGTGCTGCGCGGGGTCTCCTTCACAATCCAGCCAGGAGAAAAGATCGCCCTGGTAGGGGCCACGGGGGCGGGAAAGACCAGCGTGATCAGCCTGGTGGCCCGCTTTTACGATGTGCAGAAGGGGCGGGTGAGCATCGATGGGACCGACGTGCGCGACTACCGCCAGCAGGATTTGCGGCGCTCCATAGGGATCGTGCTGCAAGACCCCTTCCTCTTTAGCGGAAGCATCGAGGCCAACCTGCGGCTAGGCGAGGAAAGCATCCCCCTCGAGCGCATCCGGGAGGTTGCCCGCTTTGTCGGGGCGGACGAGTTCATCTCGTCCCTACCCCAGGGGTACCAGACGCTGCTGCACGAGCGGGGAGGAGGGCTTTCGACCGGGCAGAAGCAACTCTTGGCCCTCACCCGGGCCATCCTCCACAACCCCGACATCCTGCTCATCCTCGACGAGGCCACCGCCAACGTGGACTCCGAGACCGAGGCCAAGATCCAAGAAGCCCTCTGGCGGGTAATGGAGGGGCGCACCAGCATCATCATCGCCCACCGCCTCTCCACCATCCGGCATGTAGACCGCATCTTGGTGTTCCGCAAGGGCAAGCTGGTGGAGGAGGGTTCGCACGAGGAGCTGCTCGCTAGAGGAGGGTACTACGCCAGGCTCTACGAGTTGCAGTATGCCCAGGGATAA
- the mog gene encoding molybdopterin adenylyltransferase: MPEPRLFPAKIGILTVSDRASRGEYPDQSGPAIREYLTEVLTTPFEVDYRVIPDEQPLIERALIEMEEGGCGLILTTGGTGPAPRDVTPEATQRVCTRMMPGFGELMRKVSLEQTPTAILSRQTAGIRNACLIVNLPGKPRSIRLCLEAVFPAIPYCLDLIGGPYLEGDPGKIQVFRPTG, encoded by the coding sequence ATGCCTGAGCCTCGTCTCTTTCCTGCCAAGATCGGCATCCTCACCGTCTCTGATCGGGCCAGCCGTGGAGAGTACCCGGACCAGAGCGGTCCGGCCATCCGGGAGTACCTCACCGAGGTGCTCACCACCCCCTTTGAGGTGGACTACCGGGTCATCCCCGATGAGCAGCCCCTCATCGAGCGGGCCCTGATCGAGATGGAAGAGGGGGGCTGTGGGCTGATCCTCACCACCGGTGGGACCGGCCCCGCGCCCCGGGACGTGACCCCCGAGGCCACCCAGAGGGTGTGTACCCGGATGATGCCGGGCTTCGGCGAGCTGATGCGCAAGGTATCGCTCGAGCAGACCCCCACCGCCATCCTCTCCCGCCAGACCGCGGGGATTCGCAACGCCTGCCTGATCGTGAACCTGCCGGGCAAGCCCCGCTCGATCCGGCTCTGCCTGGAGGCGGTGTTTCCGGCCATCCCTTACTGTCTCGATCTTATTGGAGGGCCGTACCTCGAGGGGGATCCGGGTAAGATCCAAGTGTTTCGGCCCACCGGTTAG